Proteins encoded in a region of the Zea mays cultivar B73 chromosome 4, Zm-B73-REFERENCE-NAM-5.0, whole genome shotgun sequence genome:
- the LOC100304316 gene encoding PHD finger protein At1g33420-like, with product MPIGWSRHPVCGRRYHFIIRNEYKTCKHCDHCGLMAQSFGTRCPTCKYVISSDDPEDWDYRQLDNPRHLLHGIVHDNGFGHLVRINGREGGSSLLTGIQLMGFWDWLCRYLRVRKVSLMDVSKKYETDYRILHAITTGHSWYGQWGFKLNKGSFGITSEEYLKAMDNLSLTPLSHFFPHSRYPRNQLQDTISFYRSLSKQPLTTIRELFLYVLGLATSKSSNMHYGSMHKEHSHTHVQDTWPDEEIKRATEIAIKVLRAVEKTRWVTMRILKAAMYHSIGSPQLVDYCLKTLGTRTIDGMMVAVRCNSDTNTLEYRLMDEPIVLPNVSMPTQDHLRRDIKFLHDALLHPHTMHPYKPENCYEHGKRSAMVLLDCKQFTKHYDLEQEFLPQNPSMLHLWCQVEVLDQVGDPPCIPPELLTLPQTATVSDLKVEATRTFRGIYLMLHSFVADRLVDCGTASESTQLKLLFGANGTVRVQGRCASGERRVGIYRMERGVDKWTVRCSCGAKDDDGERMLSCDSCHVWQHTRCVGISDFDQVPKKYVCNSCKLLNKRKSRGHGPVYNIGPSKRFKIGAGGFSSRWGIFLRPPADM from the exons GTGCCCGACATGCAAATATGTGATCTCCTCTGATGATCCGGAAGATTGGGACTATAGGCAGTTGGATAATCCACGTCACTTGCTGCATGGTATTGTACATGACAATGGGTTTGGTCACCTTGTTCGGATAAATGGCAGAGAGGGTGGCTCTAGTCTTCTGACGGGGATTCAACTGATGGGTTTCTGGGATTGGCTCTGCAGATACCTTAGAGTCAG AAAGGTCTCCTTGATGGATGTCTCTAAGAAGTATGAAACAGATTACCGGATCTTACATGCCATCACTACTGGTCATTCATGGTATGGCCAATGGGGATTCAAACTCAACAAAGGGAGCTTTGGAATTACATCAGAAGAATACTTAAAAGCTATGGACAACCTTTCCTTAACTCCATTATCACACTTCTTCCCGCACTCCCGATATCCTCGAAACCAGCTACAAGATACCATTTCATTCTACCGATCTCTTTCAAAGCAACCTCTCACCACAATTCGTGAACTGTTCCTCTATGTGCTGGGCCTTGCCACCAGCAAGAGTTCAAATATGCACTATGGATCAATGCATAAGGAGCACTCACATACCCATGTGCAAGACACATGGCCTGACGAGGAAATAAAACGTGCAACAGAAATTGCTATAAAGGTTCTTCGTGCTGTTGAGAAAACAAGGTGGGTGACCATGCGAATCCTAAAGGCAGCCATGTACCATTCAATTGGTTCACCGCAGCTAGTGGACTACTGCCTCAAGACCCTTGGTACTAGAACAATTGATGGAATGATGGTTGCAGTTCGATGCAACAGCGATACTAACACCCTAGAGTACAG GCTTATGGATGAACCCATCGTTCTGCCCAATGTATCCATGCCAACTCAAGACCATCTTCGCCGTGACATAAAGTTCTTGCATGATGCTCTCCTCCACCCACATACAATGCATCCATACAAACCGGAAAACTGTTATGAGCATGGCAAGAGGTCTGCCATGGTCCTTTTGGACTGCAAGCAATTCACAAAGCACTATGACCTGGAACAGGAGTTCTTGCCTCAAAACCCATCCATGTTGCACCTGTGGTGTCAAGTAGAGGTGTTAGACCAGGTTGGCGATCCACCTTGCATACCACCAGAGCTCCTAACTCTTCCGCAGACAGCAACTGTGTCTGATCTGAAGGTGGAGGCAACCAGAACATTCCGTGGCATCTATCTAATGTTGcattcctttgtagccgatcggCTTGTTGACTGTGGAACGGCAAGTGAGTCAACTCAACTAAAGCTCTTGTTTGGGGCAAATGGAACTGTTCGCGTCCAAGGCAGGTGTGCCAGTGGTGAACGCAGGGTTGGGATTTACCGGATGGAGAGAGGCGTGGATAAATGGACAGTGCGTTGCTCTTGTGGAGCCAAGGATGATGATGGTGAGAGGATGCTGTCTTGTGACTCTTGCCATGTGTGGCAGCACACTAGGTGTGTTGGGATTAGTGATTTCGATCAGGTGCCCAAGAAATATGTATGTAACTCATGTAAATTACTTAACAAGCGTAAGAGCAGAGGTCACGGACCAGTTTATAACATTGGCCCAAGCAAAAGATTCAAGATTGGCGCAGGTGGCTTTAGCTCTAGGTGGGGGATTTTTTTGAGGCCTCCAGCTGACATGTAA
- the LOC103652819 gene encoding leucine-rich repeat receptor-like serine/threonine-protein kinase BAM1, which produces MRPSPPLLLLVLLHFALLSTNANGNGDLRGDAMALLALKAALSCRPGALRSWSVANAGSVCAWAGVRCAAGRVVAVDIANMNVSDGTPVSARVTGLGALETISLAGNGIVGAVAASALPALRHVNVSGNQLGGGLDDGWDFASLPGLEVLDAYDNNFSAPLPLGVAALPRLRYLDLGGNYFTGEIPAAYGAMPAVEYLSLNGNNLQGRIPPELGNLTTLRELYLGYYNVFDGGIPPALGRLRSLTVLDASNCGLTGRVPAELGALASLGTLFLHTNQLSGPIPPELGNLTSLAALDLSNNALTGEVPRSLASLTSLKLLNLFLNRLRGPVPDFIAALPRLETVQLFMNNLTGRVPAGLGASAALRLVDLSSNRLTGFIPETLCASGQLHTAILMNNFLFGPIPGSLGTCTSLTRVRLGQNYLNGSIPAGLLYLPRLSLLELHNNLLSGAVPSNPNPSPSASSLQLAQLNLSNNLLSGPLPSTLANLTALQTLLASNNRIGGAVPAELGELRRLVKLDLSGNVLSGPIPGAVGRCGELTYLDLSRNNLSGVIPEAIASIRVLNYLNLSRNALEDAVPAAIGAMSSLTAADLSYNDLSGQLPDTGQLGYLNATAFAGNPRLCGAVVGRPCNYTGGGLGVTARRGGGAGAGELKLVLALGLLACSVGFAAAAVLRARSFRRVDGSGGGGGRWRFAAFHKVDFGVAEVMECMKDGNVVGRGGAGVVYAGRTRSGGAIAVKRLQARRQGDDDDDRGFRAEVRTLGSIRHRNIVRLLALCTNREANVLVYEYMGGGSLGEVLHGKGGAFLAWERRYTIALEAARGLCYLHHDCTPMIVHRDVKSNNILLGDNLEARVADFGLAKFLRSGATSECMSAVAGSYGYIAPEYAYTLRVDEKSDVYSYGVVLLELITGRRPVGGDFGEGVDIVQWAKRATAGRREAVPGIADRRLGAAPKDEVAHLFFVSMLCVQENSVERPTMREVVQMLADESPRRRASSSSPHTSPSTTSSSPSPSPSPPGVEESGGPDGGGKEPPATSYKLFPDLLA; this is translated from the exons ATGAGGCCTTCGCCACCTCTGCTCCTGCTCGTGCTCCTGCATTTCGCGCTCCTGTCCACCAACGCCAATGGGAACGGCGACCTGCGCGGCGACGCGATGGCGCTGCTGGCCCTCAAGGCCGCGCTCAGCTGCCGCCCGGGCGCGCTGCGGTCGTGGTCGGTGGCCAATGCCGGGTCCGTgtgcgcgtgggcgggcgtccgCTGCGCGGCCGGGCGCGTGGTCGCCGTCGACATCGCCAACATGAACGTGTCGGACGGCACGCCCGTGTCGGCCCGGGTGACGGGGCTCGGCGCGCTCGAGACCATCTCGCTGGCCGGGAACGGCATCGTGGGCGCCGTCGCCGCGTCGGCGCTCCCGGCGCTGCGCCACGTCAACGTGTCCGGGAACCAGCTGGGCGGCGGCCTCGACGACGGCTGGGACTTCGCGTCGCTGCCCGGCCTCGAGGTGCTGGACGCCTACGACAACAACTTCTCGGCCCCGCTCCCGCTCGGCGTCGCCGCGCTCCCGAGGCTCCGGTACCTGGACCTCGGCGGCAACTACTTCACCGGCGAGATCCCCGCGGCGTACGGCGCGATGCCCGCGGTGGAGTACCTGTCCCTCAACGGCAACAACCTGCAGGGGCGCATCCCGCCGGAGCTCGGCAACCTCACCACCCTCCGGGAGCTCTACCTCGGCTACTACAACGTGTTCGACGGCGGCATCCCGCCGGCGCTCGGCCGGCTGCGCAGCCTCACCGTGCTGGACGCCTCCAACTGCGGCCTCACGGGGCGCGTCCCGGCGGAGCTCGGCGCGCTCGCCTCCCTCGGCACGCTCTTCCTCCACACCAACCAGCTCTCTGGGCCCATCCCGCCGGAGCTCGGCAACCTCACGTCGCTCGCCGCGCTGGACCTCTCCAACAATGCGCTCACGGGCGAGGTCCCTCGCTCGCTGGCGTCCCTCACCTCGCTCAAGCTGCTCAACCTGTTCCTGAACCGGCTCCGCGGCCCGGTGCCCGACTTCATCGCCGCGCTGCCGCGTCTGGAGACGGTGCAGCTGTTCATGAACAACCTCACCGGCCGCGTCCCCGCGGGGCTCGGCGCCAGCGCCGCGCTCCGGCTCGTCGACCTGTCCTCGAACCGCCTCACCGGCTTCATCCCGGAGACGCTCTGCGCGTCCGGCCAGCTCCACACGGCCATCCTCATGAACAATTTCCTCTTCGGGCCCATCCCCGGCTCGCTCGGCACGTGCACGAGCCTCACGCGGGTCCGGCTCGGCCAGAACTACCTCAACGGCAGCATCCCCGCCGGGCTGCTGTACCTGCCGCGGCTCAGCCTGCTGGAGCTCCACAACAACCTGCTCTCCGGCGCCGTGCCGTCGAACCCGAACCCGAGCCCGAGCGCGTCCAGTTTGCAGCTGGCGCAGCTGAACCTGTCCAACAACCTGCTGTCCGGCCCGTTGCCGAGCACGCTGGCCAACCTCACCGCGCTGCAGACGCTGCTTGCGAGCAACAACCGGATCGGTGGCGCCGTGCCGGCGGAGCTCGGGGAGCTCCGGCGGCTCGTGAAGCTGGACCTCAGCGGCAACGTGCTGTCGGGGCCTATCCCTGGGGCGGTGGGGCGGTGCGGCGAGCTGACGTATCTCGATCTCAGCAGGAACAACCTGTCTGGGGTGATCCCCGAGGCGATCGCGAGCATCCGGGTGCTGAACTACCTGAACCTGTCGCGGAACGCGCTGGAGGACGCGGTCCCGGCGGCGATCGGGGCCATGAGCAGCCTTACGGCGGCGGACTTGTCGTACAACGACCTGTCGGGGCAGCTCCCGGACACGGGGCAGCTGGGGTACCTGAACGCGACGGCGTTCGCGGGCAACCCGAGGCTGTGCGGCGCGGTGGTGGGCCGGCCGTGCAACTACACCGGCGGGGGCCTGGGCGTGACGGCCCGGCGCGGTggcggggccggggccggggagctgaagctggtgctggcgctGGGGCTCCTCGCCTGCTCCGTGGGGTTCGCGGCGGCGGCCGTGCTCCGCGCGCGGTCGTTCCGCCGCGTGgacgggagcggcggcggcgggggcagGTGGCGGTTCGCGGCGTTCCACAAGGTGGACTTCGGCGTGGCGGAGGTGATGGAGTGCATGAAGGACGGCAACGTGGTAgggcgcggcggcgccggggTGGTGTACGCGGGGCGCACCCGGTCGGGCGGCGCGATCGCGGTGAAGCGGCTGCAGGCGCGGCGgcagggcgacgacgacgacgaccgcgGGTTCCGCGCGGAGGTGCGGACGCTGGGCAGCATCCGGCACCGGAACATCGTGCGGCTGCTGGCCTTGTGCACGAACCGGGAGGCGAACGTGCTGGTGTACGAGTACATGGGCGGCGGCAGCCTCGGGGAGGTGCTGCACGGCAAGGGCGGCGCGTTCCTGGCGTGGGAGCGGCGGTACACGATCGCGCTGGAGGCGGCGCGCGGGCTGTGCTACCTCCACCACGACTGCACGCCCATGATCGTGCACCGGGACGTCAAGTCCAACAACATCCTCCTCGGCGACAACCTGGAGgcccgcgtcgccgacttcgggcTCGCCAAGTTCCTCCGCTCCGGCGCCACCTCCGAGTGCATGTCCGCCGTCGCTGGATCCTACGGCTACATCGCCCCTG AGTACGCGTACACGCTGCGGGTGGACGAGAAGAGCGACGTGTACAGCTACGGCGTGGTCCTGCTGGAGCTCATCACGGGGCGGCGCCCCGTGGGGGGGGACTTCGGGGAAGGGGTGGACATCGTGCAGTGGGCCAAGCGGGCCACGGCCGGCCGCCGGGAGGCCGTGCCGGGGATCGCGGACCGGCGGCTCGGCGCCGCGCCCAAAGACGAGGTGGCGCACCTCTTCTTCGTCTCCATGCTCTGCGTCCAGGAGAACAGCGTCGAGCGCCCCACCATGCGGGAGGTGGTGCAGATGCTCGCCGACGagtccccgcgccgccgcgcgtcgtcgtcgtcgccgcacaCGTCGCCCTCCACCACCTcctcgtcgccgtcgccgtcgccgtcgccgccggGCGTGGAGGAGAGCGGCGGCCCCGACGGCGGCGGCAAGGAGCCGCCGGCCACCAGCTACAAGCTGTTCCCCGACCTGCTGGCCTGA